The genomic stretch AGCCGTTGGCGTTGCGGCGCTGATCACCCCGTGGAACTGGCCCATGAACCAGGTGACGCTGAAAGTCGGTGCGGCTGCGGTTGCCGGCTGCACCATGGTGCTGAAACCCTCCGAGCAAAGCCCGCTCAACGCGATGCTCTTTGCCGAAATGATGGACGAGGCCGGCTTCCCCAAGGGGGTGTTCAACCTGGTCAACGGCGACGGCACCGGTGTTGGCTCTCAGCTGACCGCGCATCCTGACGTGGATATGGTCTCCTTCACCGGCTCGACCCGCGCCGGTACCGCGATCTCCAAATCGGCAGCGGACACCCTGAAGAAGGTGCACCTGGAGCTCGGCGGCAAAGGCGCCAACGTGATCTTTGATGATGCCGATGACAAGGCCGTCAAGCGAGGCGTGCTGCACATGATGAACAACACCGGCCAAAGCTGTAACGCCCCCAGCCGGATGCTGGTTCAGAAAGGCATCTACGATCAGGCAGTTGCCACAGCGGCCGAGGTTGCCTCCAAGGTTACCGTTGGTCCCGCCTCCGAGAGTGGTCGCCATATCGGCCCGGTGGTGAATGAGCTGCAGTGGAACAAGATCCAGGATCTGATCCAAAAGGGCATTGACGAAGGCGCCAAGCTGGTTGCTGGCGGCACCGGACGCCCAGACGGGCTGAATAAGGGCTTTTATGTCAAACCCACGGTGTTTGCCGATGCCAACAACCAGATGGTGGTTGCCCGCGAAGAGATCTTTGGCCCGGTTCTGACCATGATTCCCTTTGACACCGAAGAGGAAGCCATCGAGATCGCCAATGACACCCCCTATGGTCTGACCAACTACGTGCAGACCCAAGACAGCGCCCGGGCCAACCGTATGGCCCGTGTGCTGCGCTCTGGCATGGTTGAAATCAACGGCAAATCCCGCAGTGCTGGCGCGCCTTTTGGCGGCATGAAACAATCTGGCAATGGCCGCGAAGGCGGCAGCTGGGGGATTGAGGATTTCCTCGAGGTGAAAGCCGTCGGCGGCTGGACTCCAGAATAAAGACCGTCTCGCCAGAGACGGACATTTTAAAAGGTCGCCCAAGGGGCGACCTTTCTTTTTGTCTGTCATCGAACTCTTATCCCAGCTTCCTGGTCTGCACAGATCAGACGCAATTTGAAAAAAGGTAGCTCCAATTTAAGAAAGCTAGCTCTCCCGCGTCCCGCCGCTGTCCTGGCTTTGCCAGAACAATGGCGGATCTTGGGCCCGGCGCCGCGCTAAAGCGCGGCGCCGGGCCCAAGGGGAGGAAGGGTTTCGCCAGAAACACTGCCGACGCGCGGGAGCTCCCCCTTTTTGTAACGCGCAAGTTCAAAGCCTGTAGGGCTATGCCCTCTTCAGGCCGGGCCTTCGACAATAAGTTGCGGCACTCCATCAGAGGTTTTCTGTGGCGAACAGCCCCCCCAACCGATCACCCCTTTGACCCGCTGGCGCAGCGCCGAAAAGCTCTCGAACTGCACCACATCGACTGGAGTGTCAAAATGCAGCGTGACCTGGCGGTGTTCACCATCCCCCATCAGGGACAACCCGCGTATTTCACCGATAAAGGCCTGTCCGAGGTAGCGTCCACGCACCCGATCGCCAACCCGCAGCTGCAACCGGTTTGAGGACCGCGCCTGCAGGGTATTCCAGTCACGGGCACCATATTGTTGCGCCACCAATTCCAGAGATTTGGAATGGCCGACCTCAACGCCGCTCGTTTTCAGTTGTTGACGCAGGCGCTTTGCCTGCAGCTTCAACGCATCCGTTGAAGGTACATTAGAAAAATCAGTCATCTGTTTCTCGTCCCATAAAGGGCACGCAAGTCACGATGGTCACCGCATTGCCATCCAGCGCGCCATAGGTTGAGCGATAGATGTCGTCTTGATCTTCTCAGGGTTTCACCATGGCCCTCAAAACGGGCTGCGGCAGGCAGGAGACCCAAACCTCGCGCCTCGCTTACGCCAGTTTCCCCGTCTCCGTCAAGTCGCACAGATGACTAAAATTGTGCCTTGACCTAAAGCCGGGTTGAGACAGCACAGTCAAATGCATCTCAATCAAAGGCACACCAATGACATCACATCAACTGCAACACCCTGACCCCGCCCCTGACTGCAAAGGACAGCCCGATCAGATCTCTGGCACCATCACTGGGCTGTATGAAACCCATATTCCGGTTGCAAACCTGACGCGTGCCCGGGCCTTTTATCAGGATATCCTTGGCCTGAAGCTGGCCCATGATCTGCCACAACGCCGGGTGACCTTTTACTGGGTCGGCAGCCCGGAAACCGCCATGCTGGGCCTCTGGGAGACGGGCAGCGCGCCGCTTTCCATGAAGCTGCATTTTGCCTTTCGTATGGCCGCCCGGGACATCCACGGGCTCTGTGATCAGCTCTGCCAGCGCGGCATTCAGCCTCTGGGACTGACAGGAGAGGAGATCAGCGAGCCCACCGTCATTGGCTGGATGCCTGCCCTATCGGTCTATTGCAAAGATCCCGACGGCCACTCAATCGAGTTCATCGCCAAATTGCCAGAACCGCCAGATCCTGCATTCAACCACGGCCCCTTTAGCCGCTGGCATCAGCGCCCCACCCCGTCGCGCGGCTAGTGTTTCGCGTGCGAAACACTTGGGGCACCCGCGCAAACTGGTCACCGGATCAAAAGCACTCTATGGAGAACAGGCGCCCTATTGCCTGCCATCTGATGAGGAACCCGCCATGATCACTGCCCGTCTGCACGGTCGTCTCGGCAACCAGATGTTTCAATATGCTGCCGCCCGCGCGCTGGCGCATCGGTTGCACACCACCGTCGCGCTGGACAGCCGCGGGGCCGAGCTGCGCAATGAGGGCGTGCTTACCCGGGTGTTTGATCTTGATCTCACCCCCGCCGCCAAGCTGCCGCCGCTCAAACAGCAGGCGCCGCTGCGCTATGCCCTCTGGCGTGGGCTGAGGCTGGCACCACGGTTTCGCCGCGAACGCGGCCTTGGCTACAATCCAGCCTTTGAAACCTGGGGAGATGACAGCTACCTGCACGGTTATTGGCAAAGCGAGAAGTATTTTCATGGCATCGCGGATCTGACCCGGTCCGCCTTCACCTTCCCGGATTTCAGCAACAGCCAAAACGCGGAAATGGCTGCGCAAATTGCCTCTGGCCCTGCCATTTCCCTGCATGTGCGGCGCGGTGATTATGTGGCGCTTGCGGCCCATGTGCTCTGTGATCAGGCCTATTACGAGGCCGCCCTGGCCCGCATCCTAGACGGCCTGCCGGATGCGGCGCCGACCGTCTATGTCTTTTCCGATGATCCCGATTGGGCCAAGGCCAATCTGCCGCTGCCCTGCCGCAAGGTGGTAGTGGATTTCAACGGGCCGGAGACCGATTTTGAAGACATGCGCCTGATGAGCCTGTGCAATCACAACATCATCGGCAATAGCTCGTTTTCCTGGTGGGCGGCATGGCTCAACCAAAATGCACAGAAACGTGTGGCAGGGCCAACCAACTGGTTTGGCGACCCCAAGCTCAGCAACCCCGACATTCTGCCCAACGACTGGTTGAAAATCACCGCCTAGGCCAATCAGTCGCAGGGGCGCCGCAGCTGCGGTCAGAAAGGCGCCTTGGCGCGAAACTTCATCGAT from Phaeobacter sp. G2 encodes the following:
- a CDS encoding aldehyde dehydrogenase family protein produces the protein MIEKRDFYINGAWVAPAQANDFEVIDPSTEEACAVISLGDKADTDAAVAAAKAALPGWMATPVAERIALVEKLIEIYGKRSEEMAQAMSIEMGAPIDMARSQQVGAGSYHLQNFINAAKAYDFDAPLGDHAPNDRIIHEAVGVAALITPWNWPMNQVTLKVGAAAVAGCTMVLKPSEQSPLNAMLFAEMMDEAGFPKGVFNLVNGDGTGVGSQLTAHPDVDMVSFTGSTRAGTAISKSAADTLKKVHLELGGKGANVIFDDADDKAVKRGVLHMMNNTGQSCNAPSRMLVQKGIYDQAVATAAEVASKVTVGPASESGRHIGPVVNELQWNKIQDLIQKGIDEGAKLVAGGTGRPDGLNKGFYVKPTVFADANNQMVVAREEIFGPVLTMIPFDTEEEAIEIANDTPYGLTNYVQTQDSARANRMARVLRSGMVEINGKSRSAGAPFGGMKQSGNGREGGSWGIEDFLEVKAVGGWTPE
- a CDS encoding glyoxalase superfamily protein, which gives rise to MTDFSNVPSTDALKLQAKRLRQQLKTSGVEVGHSKSLELVAQQYGARDWNTLQARSSNRLQLRVGDRVRGRYLGQAFIGEIRGLSLMGDGEHRQVTLHFDTPVDVVQFESFSALRQRVKGVIGWGGCSPQKTSDGVPQLIVEGPA
- a CDS encoding VOC family protein, with the protein product MTSHQLQHPDPAPDCKGQPDQISGTITGLYETHIPVANLTRARAFYQDILGLKLAHDLPQRRVTFYWVGSPETAMLGLWETGSAPLSMKLHFAFRMAARDIHGLCDQLCQRGIQPLGLTGEEISEPTVIGWMPALSVYCKDPDGHSIEFIAKLPEPPDPAFNHGPFSRWHQRPTPSRG
- a CDS encoding alpha-1,2-fucosyltransferase — encoded protein: MITARLHGRLGNQMFQYAAARALAHRLHTTVALDSRGAELRNEGVLTRVFDLDLTPAAKLPPLKQQAPLRYALWRGLRLAPRFRRERGLGYNPAFETWGDDSYLHGYWQSEKYFHGIADLTRSAFTFPDFSNSQNAEMAAQIASGPAISLHVRRGDYVALAAHVLCDQAYYEAALARILDGLPDAAPTVYVFSDDPDWAKANLPLPCRKVVVDFNGPETDFEDMRLMSLCNHNIIGNSSFSWWAAWLNQNAQKRVAGPTNWFGDPKLSNPDILPNDWLKITA